In one window of Limisphaera ngatamarikiensis DNA:
- a CDS encoding MFS transporter, translated as MIRLNRGAVVEQEKNLNPEANRFPRQALFILGNEAAERYSYYGMKGILALYITNVLLMSKDKATQIIHIFSFVNYFMPVLGAYVSDRWWGRYKTILWISLFYCLGHATLALSDAFDSIDAKTLCLYAGLALIAFGSGGIKPCVSAFMGDQFKPEQRHLLPRAYAAFYWSINLGSTAAFLTIPYVRKEWSYSWAFGIPGIAMAVATFVFWLGTRYYVMVPPARETKAAGFFRVFFHAWRHRHERRPGESFWAPALNRFKPEEVDAAASVGPILKVFALAPVFWALFDQTFSTWVLQGEQMRPAYIGSAELTPASITDPQRLLDHLRNPTNQVGQWIWQRLPQEERESLEQTDARSTRDVRDQLADALNPLILGGSLYNPDIFDTNRLSAEVLLALRYADDPQRVPRLNRLLLEESFPDAIAKAYRIGPEEMLSANPILVMILVPVMSLGIYPLLGRLATPLRRMSCGMFLAAVSFLIVAWIQQRIDDGQVLSIWWQLLPYTVLTIGEVLFSTTGLEFAFREAAPSMKSIIMGFWTLTVAVGNLFVMVVTALAGAVLGHGGSNHEVAVTPQMFLFYAGLTFVVAIAFSVVATFYKYRDPQAALGR; from the coding sequence AGCTACTATGGCATGAAGGGCATCCTCGCCCTCTACATCACCAACGTGCTGTTGATGTCCAAGGACAAGGCCACCCAGATCATCCACATCTTCAGCTTCGTCAACTACTTCATGCCGGTCCTGGGAGCCTACGTCTCGGACCGGTGGTGGGGCCGGTACAAGACCATCCTCTGGATCTCCCTGTTTTATTGTCTCGGTCACGCCACGCTGGCGTTGAGCGACGCCTTCGACAGCATCGACGCCAAAACCCTCTGCCTGTACGCCGGGTTGGCATTGATCGCCTTCGGGTCCGGCGGGATCAAACCCTGTGTTTCGGCGTTCATGGGCGACCAGTTCAAGCCGGAACAACGGCACCTGCTCCCGCGTGCCTACGCCGCGTTTTACTGGTCCATCAACCTCGGTTCCACCGCCGCCTTCCTCACAATTCCCTATGTCCGCAAGGAATGGAGCTACAGCTGGGCCTTCGGGATCCCGGGCATTGCCATGGCCGTTGCCACCTTCGTGTTCTGGCTGGGCACCAGGTATTACGTCATGGTCCCGCCGGCACGCGAGACGAAGGCCGCCGGCTTTTTCCGGGTCTTCTTCCATGCGTGGCGCCATCGTCACGAGCGTCGCCCGGGCGAGAGTTTCTGGGCTCCGGCGCTGAACCGCTTCAAACCCGAGGAGGTGGACGCCGCCGCCTCGGTGGGCCCCATTCTGAAGGTCTTTGCGCTGGCGCCCGTGTTCTGGGCGCTGTTCGATCAAACCTTCTCCACCTGGGTCCTGCAGGGTGAACAGATGCGCCCGGCCTACATCGGCAGCGCAGAACTCACGCCCGCCAGCATCACCGATCCCCAACGGCTGCTGGATCACCTCCGGAACCCCACCAACCAGGTCGGGCAATGGATCTGGCAGAGGCTTCCGCAAGAAGAGCGCGAATCCCTGGAGCAGACGGACGCCCGCTCCACCCGGGACGTCAGGGACCAACTCGCTGACGCATTGAACCCTTTGATACTGGGCGGGTCTTTGTACAACCCCGACATCTTCGACACCAACCGGCTCAGCGCCGAAGTCCTCCTGGCACTGCGTTACGCGGACGATCCTCAACGCGTCCCGCGATTGAACCGGCTCCTGCTCGAAGAAAGCTTCCCGGATGCCATTGCCAAGGCGTATCGCATCGGCCCGGAGGAAATGCTCTCGGCCAACCCGATTCTGGTCATGATCCTGGTACCGGTCATGAGCCTGGGGATCTACCCGTTGCTCGGTCGCCTGGCCACACCACTGCGCCGCATGTCGTGCGGGATGTTTCTGGCAGCCGTGTCCTTCCTCATTGTCGCCTGGATCCAGCAACGAATCGACGACGGCCAGGTGCTCAGCATATGGTGGCAACTGCTGCCGTACACGGTACTGACCATCGGCGAGGTCTTGTTCTCCACCACGGGGCTGGAATTCGCGTTTCGTGAGGCGGCCCCATCGATGAAGAGCATCATCATGGGTTTCTGGACCCTGACGGTGGCCGTGGGAAACCTGTTCGTCATGGTGGTGACGGCCCTCGCGGGCGCGGTCCTCGGCCACGGCGGCTCCAATCATGAGGTGGCGGTCACCCCCCAAATGTTCCTCTTTTACGCCGGCCTGACCTTCGTCGTGGCCATTGCCTTCAGTGTCGTCGCCACTTTTTACAAATACCGCGATCCCCAGGCCGCCCTGGGGCGGTAA